In Dyadobacter subterraneus, a single genomic region encodes these proteins:
- a CDS encoding sugar porter family MFS transporter has product MGNQGSVFFLYKITLVAAVGGLLFGYDTAVIAGAIGFLQIKFDLSPSMVGWVASCALIGCVFGALFAGALSDWLGRKKILILSAILFGISSLGIAVPSDLNWFVFFRIIGGLGIGIASMLAPMYITEIAPAEKRGRLVSINQLGIVTGILLIYFVNAEIAGMYDQTWNVETGWRWMFGSGIFPSVIFLILLFFVPESPRWLAKQGRNEEALIILTKINGPEKAGIELVEINQNLNTESVSFSEIFKPGIRKALIAGIILAMFSQITGINAIMYYAPEIFKSTGDGSDSALLQTILVGVVNFLFTIVAIKYVDKVGRKGLLLVGSAGMTICLALIGGAFYLDLAKGYLVLISILAYIAFFALSLGPLAFVVIAEIFPNRTRGRAMSICVFALWIFVFIVSQCFPILLQSIGNAFTFWIFMLMSVGAFLFVWKFIPETKEKTLEEMEKLWL; this is encoded by the coding sequence ATGGGAAATCAGGGAAGCGTATTTTTTCTATATAAAATTACCCTGGTAGCGGCGGTGGGTGGTTTGTTGTTTGGTTATGACACGGCAGTAATCGCCGGAGCAATCGGATTTTTACAGATTAAATTTGATTTATCTCCATCGATGGTCGGCTGGGTTGCTTCCTGCGCATTGATCGGCTGTGTTTTTGGAGCTTTGTTTGCAGGTGCGCTTAGCGACTGGCTGGGAAGAAAAAAAATCCTGATTCTCTCTGCGATTTTATTTGGCATATCTTCTCTTGGAATCGCTGTTCCTTCTGATTTGAACTGGTTCGTTTTTTTCCGCATCATCGGCGGATTAGGCATTGGAATCGCTTCCATGCTGGCACCAATGTACATTACTGAAATCGCACCGGCAGAAAAACGTGGCAGACTTGTGTCCATTAACCAGCTCGGTATCGTAACCGGAATTCTGCTGATTTATTTTGTCAATGCAGAAATTGCCGGCATGTATGATCAAACCTGGAATGTGGAAACCGGCTGGCGATGGATGTTTGGTTCAGGCATTTTTCCGTCTGTGATATTTTTGATCTTACTATTTTTTGTACCGGAAAGTCCGCGCTGGCTGGCCAAACAAGGCAGAAATGAAGAAGCGCTTATCATTCTGACAAAAATAAACGGACCGGAAAAAGCCGGAATCGAACTCGTTGAGATCAATCAAAATTTAAATACAGAATCCGTTTCTTTCTCTGAGATCTTCAAACCCGGAATCAGAAAAGCACTGATTGCCGGAATTATTCTGGCTATGTTTTCTCAAATCACAGGTATCAACGCCATCATGTATTATGCGCCTGAAATTTTCAAATCCACTGGCGATGGTTCTGATTCTGCTTTGCTGCAAACCATTTTAGTCGGCGTGGTGAATTTTCTTTTTACGATTGTTGCGATAAAATATGTTGACAAAGTTGGCAGAAAAGGTTTGTTACTAGTCGGTTCAGCAGGAATGACAATTTGCCTCGCTTTAATTGGCGGTGCTTTTTACCTTGATCTGGCCAAAGGTTATCTCGTTCTTATTTCTATTTTGGCATACATCGCCTTTTTCGCTCTCTCACTCGGACCACTGGCTTTTGTGGTTATAGCAGAAATATTCCCAAACCGCACACGCGGACGCGCCATGTCCATCTGTGTTTTTGCTTTGTGGATTTTTGTATTTATTGTCTCCCAATGCTTTCCAATTTTGCTTCAATCAATCGGAAACGCATTTACTTTCTGGATTTTTATGCTGATGTCCGTTGGAGCTTTTCTTTTTGTCTGGAAATTTATTCCTGAAACAAAAGAGAAAACTTTGGAAGAAATGGAGAAACTCTGGCTTTAA
- a CDS encoding class I mannose-6-phosphate isomerase, with protein MKKSNFNKFPQVKIAGHKAVTGWEDISQTIQDKIKSISSTKTIVVLDTYHGVYIDEILSGLKIGQTESTVFDVSKAFLDPEKLEELVYPFVTDDPVFGFVTTLELSAFFDPEKVNIMQKEIQDVKEGIILIAGIGASLIAPDPDILIYADMPRWEIQLRFRKNKISNLGADNAGDAFSYQYKRSFFVDWKVCDNHKKALMDHWDFVLDTTIENHPKLVTGAAIKDALDKTIEQPFRVVPFFDPGPWGGQWLKEVVDLDRTAQNYAWGFDCVPEENSLVFDFDGVAFEIPSINLVFTHPASLLGEAVYEAFGAEFPIRFDFLDTMEGGNLSLQVHPMHQYIKDKFGMGYTQNESYYFLDTKDDGFVYLGLKENIDPALMLEELETAQEGEADFDADKFVQKWPVKKHDHILIPAGTVHCSGADTVVLEISATPFIFTFKLWDWGRMGLDGKPRPISLEHGKNNIQWERTTEWARKNLVNQIENIASGDGWREERTGLDTESFIETRRHWFTKKVEHNTEGIVNVLNLISGREAIVESPTAAFEPFVVHYAETFIVPASVGRYTITPHGESAVQECATIKASIRTNNLKEDYKIN; from the coding sequence TTGAAAAAGTCAAATTTTAACAAATTCCCTCAGGTAAAAATTGCCGGACACAAGGCTGTAACGGGTTGGGAGGATATTTCACAAACTATTCAGGATAAAATTAAATCAATTTCTTCCACAAAAACCATCGTGGTACTGGACACTTACCATGGTGTTTATATTGACGAAATATTATCAGGATTGAAAATCGGACAAACAGAATCTACTGTATTTGACGTCTCAAAAGCTTTTCTGGATCCGGAAAAACTGGAAGAACTAGTTTATCCGTTTGTTACTGATGATCCCGTTTTTGGATTTGTAACAACTTTGGAACTGTCTGCTTTTTTTGATCCTGAAAAAGTGAATATCATGCAAAAAGAAATTCAGGATGTCAAAGAAGGAATTATCCTGATTGCAGGAATTGGAGCGTCACTAATTGCTCCTGACCCAGATATTCTGATTTATGCTGATATGCCAAGATGGGAAATCCAGCTTCGTTTCAGAAAAAATAAAATCAGTAATCTTGGTGCGGATAATGCGGGAGATGCATTTTCATATCAATATAAAAGAAGCTTTTTCGTTGACTGGAAAGTTTGCGATAACCACAAAAAAGCGCTGATGGATCATTGGGATTTTGTTCTGGATACGACCATTGAAAACCATCCTAAATTGGTAACCGGAGCTGCTATAAAAGATGCGTTGGACAAAACCATTGAACAACCATTCCGTGTTGTCCCGTTTTTCGATCCGGGTCCCTGGGGTGGTCAGTGGTTGAAAGAAGTTGTAGATCTGGACCGGACGGCGCAGAATTATGCCTGGGGATTTGATTGTGTTCCCGAAGAAAACAGTCTTGTTTTTGATTTTGATGGCGTGGCTTTTGAAATTCCGTCCATCAATCTTGTTTTTACACATCCTGCCAGTCTGCTTGGCGAAGCAGTTTATGAAGCTTTTGGAGCAGAATTCCCGATCCGTTTTGATTTTCTGGATACCATGGAAGGCGGCAATCTGAGTTTGCAGGTTCATCCCATGCATCAGTATATCAAAGACAAGTTCGGTATGGGATATACGCAGAATGAAAGCTACTATTTTCTTGATACCAAGGACGATGGTTTTGTGTATCTCGGATTAAAGGAAAATATCGATCCGGCATTAATGCTGGAAGAACTGGAAACTGCTCAGGAAGGTGAAGCTGATTTTGACGCCGATAAATTTGTCCAGAAATGGCCGGTTAAAAAACACGATCATATATTAATTCCTGCCGGGACTGTTCATTGCTCAGGTGCCGATACGGTTGTGCTTGAAATCAGTGCAACACCTTTCATTTTCACTTTCAAATTGTGGGATTGGGGACGTATGGGACTGGATGGTAAACCGCGTCCGATTTCTCTTGAACATGGAAAAAATAATATCCAGTGGGAAAGAACTACCGAATGGGCAAGAAAAAATCTTGTAAACCAGATTGAAAATATAGCTTCCGGAGATGGCTGGCGTGAAGAAAGAACAGGACTTGATACCGAATCTTTCATAGAAACAAGAAGGCATTGGTTTACGAAAAAAGTGGAGCATAATACCGAAGGAATTGTAAATGTCCTGAACCTGATTTCTGGTCGTGAGGCCATTGTGGAAAGTCCAACCGCTGCGTTTGAGCCTTTTGTTGTTCATTATGCTGAAACATTTATAGTCCCTGCCAGCGTAGGAAGGTATACAATTACACCACACGGTGAAAGTGCCGTACAAGAATGTGCGACGATCAAGGCGAGCATCAGAACCAACAATCTCAAAGAAGATTATAAAATCAATTAA
- a CDS encoding ROK family protein, producing the protein MEEKTVMAIDLGGTQIKMGLVRGAEILSSTQIDSQAGNGLRERLPEIEKCLNQLLEKASLSANDIAGLGMAIPGIIDSVDKKILTINDKYNDAPTIDLSEWAKKTWNLPLFLENDTRSALLGEWKFGKGKGYDNVVLMNLGTGIGTSAVIEGKILRGKHFQAGILGGHFMVNVKGDRCNCGNYGCAEAEASTWNLQKIVNSHPEFFDSLLFQQPQLDFKTIFRFAAAEDPLAVLVCNECLEIWSACAMNLIHAYDPEILIMGGGIMGSKEVILPYIQEKVNQNAWAIWGKVKVTEASLINTAALLGVGSLVI; encoded by the coding sequence ATGGAAGAAAAAACAGTAATGGCCATCGACCTGGGCGGCACGCAGATAAAAATGGGATTGGTCAGAGGTGCTGAAATACTTTCTTCAACCCAGATTGATTCACAAGCCGGAAATGGTTTGAGAGAACGCTTGCCGGAAATTGAAAAATGTTTAAATCAACTTTTGGAAAAAGCTTCACTTTCTGCCAATGATATCGCCGGCCTTGGTATGGCCATCCCCGGAATTATTGATTCTGTTGATAAAAAAATCTTAACCATCAATGATAAGTATAACGATGCACCAACGATTGATTTGAGCGAATGGGCAAAGAAAACATGGAATCTTCCGCTTTTCCTTGAAAACGATACCAGGTCGGCATTGTTGGGAGAATGGAAGTTTGGAAAAGGAAAAGGTTACGACAATGTTGTACTGATGAACCTTGGAACCGGCATTGGAACTTCCGCCGTGATTGAAGGAAAAATCCTGAGAGGAAAACATTTTCAGGCTGGAATTCTGGGCGGTCATTTTATGGTCAACGTTAAGGGCGACCGCTGTAATTGTGGAAATTATGGATGCGCCGAAGCAGAAGCATCTACCTGGAATCTGCAAAAAATTGTAAACAGCCATCCGGAGTTTTTCGACAGTTTACTTTTTCAACAGCCTCAACTCGATTTCAAAACCATTTTCCGGTTTGCCGCTGCCGAAGATCCGCTTGCTGTGCTGGTTTGTAATGAATGTCTGGAAATATGGAGTGCCTGTGCCATGAATTTAATTCACGCTTACGACCCTGAAATATTGATTATGGGTGGCGGAATCATGGGTAGCAAAGAAGTTATTTTGCCATACATCCAGGAAAAAGTAAATCAAAATGCCTGGGCTATCTGGGGAAAAGTGAAAGTTACGGAAGCGTCATTAATCAACACTGCTGCTCTTCTGGGCGTTGGCAGCCTAGTTATTTAA
- a CDS encoding GH36-type glycosyl hydrolase domain-containing protein yields the protein MKNTILTLTFSSLLLSCATKEKPEKSIYQTDSTLSIVKAKALEIVKTGFNAGDGYGEVWIRDYNTFITLSAEVHKPETLKENLSVFFKLQGEDGNIVDGFIPIQKAKESKVGYEYIYNDLEPKYAGHKNTVETDQESSLVQAVEKYVKVSGDTAFLSEKIGSKTVAQRLDWAMEFLMNHRYDKKHGLIWGATTADWGDVQPEHDWGVYLTKDTHLAIDIYDNAMFLIALDKLMELIPAKKAKWQPIRDAIAKNTMTHLWDEKNQKFIPHVYLNGSPFPDSLNENEIYYHGGTAVAIEANLLSKEQIKVSLDKMIDNVKKSGAGSIGLTLYPTYPAGSFKNKGMYPYGYQNGGDWTWFGARMVSALYQNGFKNEAYEQLKPMLKRVIDNKGFYEWYTVDNKPKGSGTFRGEAGVLYDAIILFEKDDLKEK from the coding sequence ATGAAAAATACCATCCTAACCCTTACCTTTTCTTCCTTACTCCTGAGTTGCGCTACAAAAGAAAAACCAGAAAAAAGCATTTATCAAACCGATAGCACCCTTTCCATTGTAAAAGCAAAAGCATTGGAAATTGTCAAAACCGGTTTCAACGCCGGAGACGGATATGGTGAAGTCTGGATCAGAGATTATAACACCTTCATCACCCTGTCCGCAGAAGTTCACAAACCGGAAACATTGAAAGAAAACCTGAGCGTATTTTTCAAATTACAAGGCGAGGACGGAAACATTGTCGACGGATTTATTCCCATTCAAAAAGCCAAAGAATCAAAAGTTGGCTATGAATATATTTACAATGACCTCGAACCAAAATATGCCGGACATAAAAATACCGTAGAAACCGATCAGGAATCCTCCCTCGTTCAGGCTGTTGAGAAATATGTAAAAGTAAGTGGTGACACCGCTTTTCTAAGTGAAAAAATCGGTTCAAAAACCGTAGCGCAAAGATTGGATTGGGCCATGGAATTCTTGATGAATCATCGATATGATAAAAAACACGGATTAATCTGGGGTGCTACAACGGCCGATTGGGGCGATGTTCAACCAGAACATGACTGGGGCGTTTACCTGACAAAAGACACACATTTGGCCATTGATATATACGACAACGCTATGTTCCTGATTGCGCTTGACAAACTGATGGAACTGATTCCTGCGAAAAAAGCCAAGTGGCAGCCTATTCGTGATGCTATTGCCAAAAATACCATGACACATCTTTGGGACGAAAAAAACCAGAAATTCATCCCACATGTATACCTGAACGGCTCGCCGTTTCCTGATAGTCTGAATGAAAATGAAATTTATTATCACGGCGGGACGGCGGTAGCTATTGAAGCAAATCTTTTATCAAAAGAGCAAATCAAGGTTTCGCTCGATAAAATGATTGATAATGTAAAAAAATCGGGTGCCGGTTCCATCGGACTTACCTTATACCCTACCTATCCCGCAGGCAGTTTTAAAAATAAAGGAATGTATCCATATGGCTATCAAAACGGCGGCGACTGGACTTGGTTTGGTGCCCGTATGGTTAGTGCATTATACCAAAACGGATTCAAAAATGAAGCTTACGAACAGCTCAAACCGATGCTAAAAAGAGTCATCGACAATAAAGGGTTTTACGAATGGTACACGGTCGATAATAAACCAAAAGGCTCCGGAACATTTCGCGGAGAGGCGGGCGTGTTATATGATGCGATCATTTTATTCGAAAAAGACGATTTGAAAGAGAAATAA
- a CDS encoding GH92 family glycosyl hydrolase, with the protein MKIANYLFLLFSLCCLPLFAQQKTIWKIGENDNAASGMALAPDKYKSFVENDFGYEDRFFLIGHSDAKKDWPYILPGPVNGWGGTGNTAGIRSHFLTVFFEINDKPATGKWQLIIDILDTDSLNAPFFKVLVNGKSWEYRLDKGSSFKDPDHFTANPKEQLIKIDIPADLIKTGANEIVMTSLEGGWLAFDQIKLDGPETTKLAIPGDILIRNIKAADYEINKNGKLFQPFLVDLSHIKGNPTIQVKLDGQVILNQIIEQDRYILEAPMPAVSGQKSSQYEVLINNILAKKGVVGRSIMKLKTPAGYVNTMMGAGHSRWMIAPGPWMPFGMVKLSPDNQNSGWQAGYDPTFESIGTFSHIHEWTMTGLGTFPTSGPLQIKMGDQSHPDEGYRSRIDKSSEQAPLGYYKVNLTDNNITAELTSTTRASFQRYTYHQSDIGRVMVDFQIPTEYGYKIKNIKIDKINDHRIEGYSDQLSRNVWSGGVDQQYKVHFVIEFDQPIKNYGVWLNDEIKKNTNLLADSAKNAGIYLEFDTKNNKVVQLRSGISYVSIENAALNLKTEISDPFNWNFELVRNNQEKVWNDLLGRVAITSNDQREKERFYTNMYRSLASRNTFSDVDGSWRDADERINKFQNKDDIALGCDAFWNTFWNLNQFWNLVTPEWSNRWVKSQLAMYDSGGWLAKGPAGMEYIPVMVAEHEIPLIVGAYQMGIRGYDVNKAYEAVHKMQTTPAANVGGGRAGNEDLVTYLKHKYVPYDEGRFSNSLEYSFDDYTVSQFAKALGKKEDYQIFKDRGNWWKNVIDPKTGFARMKDAKANWLADFDPFKSGANHHYVEGNAWQLTFFVPQDVTGLAKTIGEAEFVKRLDWGFNESVKWRYNGPNDQYWDYPVVQGNQQSMHFAFLFNWVKNPWLTQKWSRSIVDRYYGHEVSNAYLGDEDQGQMSAWFVMNALGLFQTDGGTRVNPIYEIGSPLFEKAIIDLGEKFGRGKTFTIEAKNTSRKNIYVQKALLNGKPLDSFWFNASDLLKGGSLILEMGPNPNTTWGTATLPPTE; encoded by the coding sequence ATGAAAATAGCTAATTACCTGTTCCTGCTTTTCAGTCTGTGTTGTCTTCCACTTTTTGCCCAACAAAAAACAATCTGGAAAATTGGAGAAAACGACAATGCTGCCAGTGGTATGGCGCTTGCTCCGGATAAGTATAAAAGTTTTGTTGAAAACGATTTTGGTTACGAAGACCGTTTTTTTCTGATAGGGCATTCAGATGCAAAAAAAGACTGGCCCTACATACTTCCGGGACCGGTTAATGGCTGGGGCGGCACTGGAAATACAGCAGGAATCCGTTCGCACTTTTTGACCGTTTTCTTTGAAATAAATGACAAACCCGCAACCGGAAAATGGCAGCTGATAATAGATATACTGGACACAGATTCGCTTAATGCACCTTTTTTCAAAGTACTTGTCAACGGAAAATCCTGGGAATATAGGTTAGATAAAGGGTCAAGTTTCAAAGATCCTGATCATTTCACCGCAAATCCAAAAGAGCAGTTAATCAAAATTGACATTCCAGCAGACCTGATAAAAACCGGCGCCAACGAAATTGTGATGACTTCTCTGGAAGGCGGCTGGCTGGCCTTTGACCAGATAAAACTTGACGGACCGGAAACAACAAAACTGGCAATTCCAGGAGATATTCTGATCCGGAATATCAAAGCAGCCGATTATGAAATCAACAAAAACGGAAAACTATTTCAGCCATTTCTGGTTGATTTATCACATATCAAAGGGAATCCAACAATTCAGGTAAAGCTGGATGGACAAGTTATCCTGAATCAAATTATTGAACAGGATCGCTATATTCTTGAAGCTCCTATGCCGGCAGTTTCTGGGCAAAAATCCAGTCAATATGAGGTATTGATCAACAATATACTTGCAAAAAAAGGAGTTGTTGGACGTTCAATAATGAAATTGAAAACTCCTGCTGGCTACGTCAATACCATGATGGGCGCCGGACATTCGCGGTGGATGATTGCACCCGGACCATGGATGCCTTTCGGAATGGTGAAGCTTAGTCCGGATAATCAAAACAGCGGCTGGCAGGCTGGCTACGATCCTACATTTGAATCCATCGGCACATTTAGTCATATCCATGAATGGACGATGACAGGCCTTGGCACATTTCCAACCAGCGGACCCTTACAAATAAAAATGGGTGATCAAAGTCATCCGGATGAAGGTTACCGGTCCAGAATAGACAAAAGCTCCGAACAGGCGCCGCTTGGTTATTATAAAGTAAACCTGACTGATAATAACATTACTGCTGAATTAACATCCACTACCCGCGCCTCTTTTCAACGTTATACTTACCATCAGAGCGATATTGGCCGTGTGATGGTGGATTTTCAAATTCCTACCGAATATGGATACAAGATTAAAAATATCAAAATTGATAAAATTAATGATCACAGAATTGAGGGTTATAGCGACCAGCTTTCCCGCAACGTGTGGTCAGGTGGTGTTGATCAGCAGTACAAAGTTCATTTTGTAATTGAGTTTGATCAGCCTATCAAAAACTATGGAGTTTGGCTGAATGACGAGATCAAGAAAAACACAAACCTGCTGGCTGACAGTGCGAAAAATGCAGGAATTTATCTTGAATTTGATACCAAAAACAACAAAGTTGTTCAGCTGAGATCAGGGATTTCCTACGTCAGTATTGAAAACGCAGCACTCAATTTAAAAACAGAAATCTCCGATCCTTTCAACTGGAACTTTGAGCTGGTCAGAAATAATCAGGAAAAAGTTTGGAATGATTTACTCGGGCGTGTTGCCATTACCAGCAATGATCAGCGTGAAAAAGAAAGATTTTACACAAATATGTACCGCTCTCTGGCGAGCAGAAATACATTCAGCGATGTGGATGGAAGCTGGCGCGATGCGGATGAAAGGATAAATAAATTCCAGAATAAAGATGATATCGCGTTGGGTTGTGATGCTTTCTGGAACACCTTCTGGAACCTGAATCAGTTCTGGAATCTGGTAACGCCGGAATGGTCGAACCGCTGGGTAAAATCACAACTTGCTATGTACGACAGCGGCGGATGGCTTGCAAAAGGTCCGGCGGGAATGGAATATATTCCGGTAATGGTGGCTGAACATGAAATTCCATTAATCGTTGGTGCTTATCAGATGGGCATCCGCGGATATGATGTGAACAAAGCCTATGAAGCCGTACACAAAATGCAAACAACACCAGCAGCAAATGTTGGTGGTGGTCGCGCAGGAAACGAAGATCTGGTTACTTATTTAAAACACAAATATGTACCATATGATGAAGGCCGTTTTTCAAACTCCCTGGAATACAGTTTCGATGACTACACCGTTTCCCAATTCGCAAAAGCATTAGGCAAAAAAGAAGATTATCAGATCTTTAAAGACAGAGGAAACTGGTGGAAAAATGTGATTGATCCAAAAACCGGTTTTGCCAGAATGAAAGATGCAAAAGCAAATTGGCTTGCAGATTTTGATCCGTTCAAATCCGGCGCCAACCACCATTATGTTGAAGGAAATGCCTGGCAGTTAACCTTTTTCGTACCGCAGGATGTGACCGGATTGGCAAAAACAATCGGAGAAGCAGAATTTGTAAAAAGACTGGATTGGGGTTTTAATGAAAGTGTAAAATGGAGATACAACGGTCCAAATGACCAGTATTGGGATTATCCGGTAGTTCAGGGAAACCAGCAGTCGATGCATTTTGCATTTCTTTTTAACTGGGTCAAAAACCCGTGGCTGACTCAAAAATGGAGCAGATCGATTGTCGACAGATATTACGGTCACGAAGTTTCCAACGCATATCTGGGCGATGAAGATCAGGGACAAATGAGCGCATGGTTTGTGATGAACGCACTGGGACTTTTCCAGACCGACGGCGGTACAAGAGTAAATCCAATCTACGAAATCGGCAGTCCATTATTTGAAAAAGCAATAATTGATTTAGGAGAAAAATTTGGCAGAGGAAAAACATTCACAATCGAAGCCAAAAACACTTCGAGAAAAAACATTTACGTCCAAAAAGCCTTACTAAACGGAAAACCATTAGATAGCTTCTGGTTCAACGCCTCCGATTTATTAAAGGGCGGATCATTGATTTTAGAAATGGGTCCAAATCCAAACACAACCTGGGGAACTGCCACCCTACCACCAACTGAATAA
- a CDS encoding GntR family transcriptional regulator — MEIFSIDHDSALPLHVQVEEILRGLIGDPEYQNGKLFPNEVDIAKRLGISRNTVRQALNKLVHEQLLTRKKGVGTKVSKNNITTKLNKWSSFTLEMHEKGVAFKTYDLKVDWVNADQTVSELFGISKDTKVLKLERLRGLDIGPIVNFISYFHPRVGLTGDEDFSKPLYEMLEKDHHTVVAVSKEEISATLADEKLADILHMKTGDPVLLRKRVVCDPGDRLIEYNLGFYRADRFTYAIDIARFVALVAGWTYAIADRFNYAIDIV, encoded by the coding sequence ATGGAAATATTCAGTATAGACCATGACAGCGCTCTTCCCCTGCATGTACAGGTAGAGGAAATATTAAGAGGGCTTATTGGTGATCCTGAATATCAAAATGGAAAACTTTTCCCGAACGAAGTGGATATTGCCAAGCGATTGGGGATTTCCAGAAATACTGTTAGGCAGGCACTTAATAAACTGGTTCACGAGCAGCTTTTAACACGAAAGAAAGGAGTTGGTACCAAGGTTTCCAAAAACAACATCACAACTAAATTAAACAAATGGTCGAGTTTTACACTTGAAATGCATGAAAAAGGAGTAGCCTTCAAAACGTATGACCTGAAAGTGGATTGGGTTAATGCGGATCAGACAGTATCAGAATTGTTTGGCATCAGCAAGGATACCAAAGTTTTGAAGCTTGAAAGACTGAGAGGGCTGGACATAGGACCGATTGTAAATTTTATTTCCTATTTCCATCCAAGGGTTGGCCTTACCGGAGATGAAGATTTTTCCAAACCTTTATATGAGATGCTCGAAAAGGATCATCACACCGTGGTGGCCGTTTCAAAAGAGGAGATTAGCGCTACACTGGCTGATGAGAAATTAGCAGATATTTTGCACATGAAAACGGGTGATCCGGTTTTGTTACGCAAAAGAGTTGTTTGTGATCCCGGCGACAGATTAATTGAATACAACCTGGGTTTTTATCGGGCGGACAGGTTTACTTATGCCATCGATATTGCAAGGTTTGTAGCACTTGTGGCAGGCTGGACTTATGCCATCGCCGATCGGTTTAATTATGCAATAGACATCGTTTAA